The nucleotide sequence AGAACTGCCGGCGGAAGGGAAAGAGGTAGCCCCCGTCCGCCCGAAGTGAAGCGAGCGCCTCCTCGTAGGAGGAGAACCAGCGGTTGAGGAAGAGGCCCCCGACGCGGGACAGCAGGGCCTCGAAGTCCACACCGGGCGTGGCGTCCTCCTCGCGTGCGTCCTTGAGCTCTGCCCACGACGCGAACCCCTGCTCGCGGGCGATGACCGCCAGCGCGTGCTTGCGCTGCACCGAGTCCCTCCGAGCGAGCAGCTCGCCGGGTGACAGGGCCGCGAAGACGGGCAGCGCGCGCAGCCGCTCAGCCGCCCGGCTGGCGCGCGACGTGTCTGACGAGCACAGCTCCTTGAGCAGGAGCGATGCGCGGACCTTGCATTCCTGGAGGGAGAGTGGCGCGGCGGTGCGCGAGACGGTTCCCATGGCAAGTCCCTGGCATACGGCCCTTACCCGAGAAATGGGCCGTGGAAGGAACTCAGCGAGAACTGTCGAACTGCCGGGAGAAACGAGGGTGACGTCGTCTTTTTCGGGCCAGGCGCCCCTCGGCACCTGCCGGAGAGTTAACGAGGGGCCGGGGTCGCCGGCAAGGCCTTTCTCATCCGCTCACGCGCGGGACTTCTTGCACGAGCAGTCCAGGCAGCCGTGCGTGGCGCACGTCCCACAGCTCCGCTCGAGCTGCTTCTTCAGCGCCTGCCGGGCGCGGTGCAACCGCACGCCCGCGTTGTTGGCGGTGATGCCCTCCTCCTTCGCCACGTCGGTCACGCCGCGCTCCTCCAGGTCCACCTTGCGCACCAGGTCCGCGTACTCGGGCTTGAGGGTGGGCAGCAGCTCGCCGACGCAGGCGCAGACAGTCGCCTTCAGCTCCGGGTCGTCGGTGGCCTCCGTGGCCTC is from Pyxidicoccus trucidator and encodes:
- a CDS encoding RNA polymerase sigma factor, whose amino-acid sequence is MSGAQQDMEAAGEDVVGALVGNHRQFLSFLERRVGSRAVAEEILQSAFVKTLEKGGALRDGEGAVTWFYRLLRNALVDHYRKQAAEGRALEREAREATEATDDPELKATVCACVGELLPTLKPEYADLVRKVDLEERGVTDVAKEEGITANNAGVRLHRARQALKKQLERSCGTCATHGCLDCSCKKSRA